ACCATAGATAAGGACATACTTCTCCTAGACTGCCTCTAGTGAGTGATGTCGGTTACAAATCAGCAGGCTCCACCATTTTTGGGTTGTAGTCGTTTTCTCAGAAGGAACCGTTACGCAATATGCCAACCATTGAAACCCGCACCGAACCCATGGTCATTAACATGGGCCCTCAGCACCCTTCCATGCACGGGGTTCTGAGACTTATGGTGACCCTAGATGGTGAGAATGTCGTCGATTGCGAACCGGTGATTGGCTATTTGCACCGCGGCATGGAAAAAATTGCCGAGAGTCGCTCCAACATCATGTTCGTTCCCTATGTCAGCCGCTGGGATTATGCGGCAGGCATGTTTAACGAAGCCATCACGGTCAATGCGCCCGAACGCTTAGCCGATATCAAGGTGCCCAAACGTGCCAGCTACATCCGCGTGATTATGCTGGAATTGAATCGGATTGCCAATCACCTGCTTTGGTTGGGTCCCTTCCTCGCAGACGTGGGAGCCCAAACCCCCTTCTTTTACATTTTCCGGGAACGGGAAATGATTTACGACTTGTTTGAAGCCGTAAGTGGCATGCGCTTCATCAATAACAACTACTTCCGTATGGGCGGTGTTGCGGCTGACCTCACCTATGGTTGGGTCTCCAAATGCCTAGACTTTTGTGATTACTTTCTGCCCAAAGTCGATGAGTATGAGCGTCTGATTACGAACAACCCCATTTTTATCCGACGTCTTGATGGTGTGGGTACCATTAGCCGCGAAGATGCGATTAATTGGGGGTTATCGGGGCCGATGCTGCGAGGATCAGGCGTTAAGTGGGATCTGCGTCGGGTTGATCATTACGAATGCTATGACGACTTCGATTGGGAAGTCCAGTGGGAAACCAAAGGAGATTGCCTAGCCCGCTATTATCTGCGGATTCGCGAAATGCGAGAATCCGTCAAAATTATTAAGCAAGCCCTTGAACATCTACCCGGCGGCCCCTACGAAAACTTGGAAGCCAAGCGGATGATGGAAGGCCGCAAATCAGAGTGGAACTCCTTTGAATATCAGTTCTTGGGTAAGAAGCTTGCCCCCACCTTCAAAATTCCAGAGGGTGAACTCTATGCCAGAGTCGAAACGGGTAAAGGTGAACTTGGCATTTATCTAATTGGCGATGAGAATGTCTTCCCTTGGCGATGGAAGATTCGCGCCCCTGATTTCAACAATTTGCAGGTCTTGCCCCAGTTGCTCAAAGGCATGAAGGTTGCTGATATTGTGGCGATTCTGGGTAGTATTGACGTGATTATGGGATCCGTCGATCGCTAAGGACGGCTGCTTAACTTTCCATCGCAAGAGGCTTCTGGCTGAGTGGAGGGTGATCCGATGTCTAACGCATCTAAACGGATTCAAGAGATGCAGACGTATTATCACCATCGTGCTGCTGAGTATGATGTCTCTATGGGCTATGACCAGCCTGAAGGGGTGGCTCAATTAGCCGATGTCATTGAGCGCCTCAGGCAGTTGGTGGCGGGCAAACGAGTGCTAGAGATAGCCTGTGGCCCTGGTTTTTGGACGGAACAGATTTATGATTGCACCCACTCTGTTTTAGCCACGGATTACAACTCAAGTACGTTGGATCAGGCGGCCCTTAAGCAACTTCCCCCTGACAAAGTTCAGTATCAGCAGGCTGATGCTTATCAGCTCGCCAATCTCCCTTGTGATTTTGAGGTTGTCCTCGCGGTAGATTGGTTGGCTCATGTGCCGATGTCAAGAATGCGAGATTTTTTGTGTGGCTTGCATCAGCATGTGCATGGCCAAGTGGTGTTTTGCGATCAGCTTCCGGGTGCTCAATCTTGGACAGGCCAGTACGATGCTGAAGGCAATCATCTACAATCACGGTATTTGAAGGATGATGCCACCTATACCGTCATCAAGCATTTCTTCTCGGATGCAGACATCTCAGCTATATTTTCTGAATTCCAGGTGAATGTTGCGATAGATCGTTATCCTGATGCTCGGAGAATGGTGTTGTCATATGCGTTAACCCCCTAGGCCATTCAGCGCATACTGAGCAGGATAGTATTGCAGCTTGGATAGGCAATCAAAGGGATAGAGCATCTCATCAGGAAGAACTGAGGTAGTGGCACAGGTATGGCCTGTGACTGCCTAGATTCTTTGTAATCGCATCACTATGTTGATCTTTTAGAACGGAATATCCATGTGCGATCGCAAGTGGCTCCAGTATTCATATACCCAGGGCTATGGTTCTGGCGGGTGATGGAAATGTCATG
The genomic region above belongs to Acaryochloris sp. CCMEE 5410 and contains:
- a CDS encoding bifunctional 2-polyprenyl-6-hydroxyphenol methylase/3-demethylubiquinol 3-O-methyltransferase UbiG, coding for MSNASKRIQEMQTYYHHRAAEYDVSMGYDQPEGVAQLADVIERLRQLVAGKRVLEIACGPGFWTEQIYDCTHSVLATDYNSSTLDQAALKQLPPDKVQYQQADAYQLANLPCDFEVVLAVDWLAHVPMSRMRDFLCGLHQHVHGQVVFCDQLPGAQSWTGQYDAEGNHLQSRYLKDDATYTVIKHFFSDADISAIFSEFQVNVAIDRYPDARRMVLSYALTP
- a CDS encoding NAD(P)H-quinone oxidoreductase subunit H; amino-acid sequence: MPTIETRTEPMVINMGPQHPSMHGVLRLMVTLDGENVVDCEPVIGYLHRGMEKIAESRSNIMFVPYVSRWDYAAGMFNEAITVNAPERLADIKVPKRASYIRVIMLELNRIANHLLWLGPFLADVGAQTPFFYIFREREMIYDLFEAVSGMRFINNNYFRMGGVAADLTYGWVSKCLDFCDYFLPKVDEYERLITNNPIFIRRLDGVGTISREDAINWGLSGPMLRGSGVKWDLRRVDHYECYDDFDWEVQWETKGDCLARYYLRIREMRESVKIIKQALEHLPGGPYENLEAKRMMEGRKSEWNSFEYQFLGKKLAPTFKIPEGELYARVETGKGELGIYLIGDENVFPWRWKIRAPDFNNLQVLPQLLKGMKVADIVAILGSIDVIMGSVDR